From the Methanooceanicella nereidis genome, one window contains:
- a CDS encoding sulfide/dihydroorotate dehydrogenase-like FAD/NAD-binding protein: protein MYRIISKTELAEYTVQFDIEAPEVAKKARPGQFVVVRIDEKGERIPLTIADTDTGKGTVTIVVQSVGKTTGQLCSMEAGGTIRDFAGPLGNPTEMVENSTVVCIGGGLGIAPVYPIAKELKSRGNRVLSIMGARSEPFLFWEDRMRKASDEVYIATDDGSKGKKGFVTDALLDIINSGVKVDRVIAIGPTIMMKNVAKTTKPYNIKTIVSLNPIMVDGTGMCGSCRVTVGGKMKFSCVDGPEFDGHEVDFDELMARQKFYRTEEKDAMDKYTHEGGECKCLPTRS, encoded by the coding sequence TTGTATCGTATCATTTCAAAAACAGAACTCGCTGAATATACAGTGCAATTCGATATTGAGGCGCCGGAAGTGGCAAAGAAAGCACGGCCGGGCCAGTTCGTGGTGGTCAGGATCGACGAGAAGGGAGAGCGTATACCGCTCACGATAGCCGATACGGACACAGGCAAAGGCACGGTCACGATAGTTGTTCAGTCGGTGGGCAAGACGACAGGACAATTATGCTCGATGGAAGCCGGAGGAACCATACGCGACTTTGCGGGGCCGTTAGGTAACCCGACGGAAATGGTCGAGAACAGCACCGTTGTCTGCATAGGAGGAGGGCTTGGTATAGCCCCGGTATATCCCATAGCAAAAGAGCTCAAGTCAAGAGGCAACAGGGTATTATCCATTATGGGAGCGAGAAGCGAACCATTCCTTTTCTGGGAGGACAGGATGCGCAAGGCCAGCGATGAAGTGTATATTGCTACGGACGACGGTTCAAAAGGAAAGAAAGGGTTCGTTACAGATGCTCTTCTTGATATAATCAATTCAGGCGTCAAGGTCGACCGCGTAATAGCGATAGGCCCGACTATCATGATGAAGAATGTGGCAAAGACCACTAAGCCGTATAATATAAAGACAATAGTCAGCCTCAACCCGATAATGGTCGACGGTACAGGGATGTGCGGATCATGCCGCGTCACTGTAGGCGGAAAGATGAAATTCTCTTGCGTGGACGGCCCGGAGTTTGACGGGCATGAGGTCGATTTCGACGAGCTTATGGCCAGGCAGAAGTTCTACAGGACGGAAGAAAAGGATGCGATGGATAAATATACGCATGAGGGAGGAGAGTGCAAATGCCTGCCGACGAGGTCATAG
- the gltA gene encoding NADPH-dependent glutamate synthase, with protein sequence MPADEVIDRRKHVPVREQEPSERVGNFDEVSYGYNEEEAMKEAKRCLNCKTPLCIDGCPVGVDIPKFVTEIAKGEFDEAIKTIKDKNNLPAICGRVCPQESQCEKLCTLGMKWKPLFIGKLERFAADHEKSDVKPELPEWNGKKVAVVGSGPAGLTAAADLAKMGYKVVIFEALHTPGGVLIYGIPEFRLPKSIVEKEVEYVKSLGVEIRLNEIVGRTITIDEMFGQGFSAVFIGSGAGLPSFMRIPGENLNGVYSANEYLTRVNLMKAYQFPEFDTPVKKSKNIAVIGGGNVAMDAARTAKRMGADHVYLIYRRGEEEMPARREETEHAKEEGIEFKLLMNPTRIIGDDNGWVKGIECIHMRLCEPDESGRCRPEPVQGSEEILDVDTVVVAIGTSPNPLIVKTTPGLETSKDGTLVVDGYTFMTSREGVFAGGDIVSGAATVISAMGQAKEAAVAIDEYIKSKE encoded by the coding sequence ATGCCTGCCGACGAGGTCATAGACAGACGAAAGCACGTGCCTGTGAGAGAGCAGGAACCCTCTGAAAGAGTCGGGAATTTCGACGAGGTCTCTTATGGATATAATGAAGAAGAGGCTATGAAAGAGGCAAAAAGATGCCTTAACTGTAAAACACCTTTGTGTATTGACGGATGCCCCGTTGGAGTCGATATACCGAAATTCGTCACGGAGATAGCAAAAGGTGAATTTGACGAGGCGATCAAGACCATCAAGGATAAGAATAATCTACCCGCAATATGCGGCAGGGTATGCCCGCAGGAATCTCAGTGCGAAAAGCTTTGTACGCTTGGGATGAAATGGAAGCCTCTTTTTATAGGAAAGCTTGAGCGCTTCGCTGCCGATCACGAGAAAAGCGATGTAAAGCCAGAATTACCGGAGTGGAACGGTAAAAAGGTGGCCGTCGTAGGCTCCGGGCCGGCAGGCCTGACAGCAGCGGCTGACCTTGCAAAGATGGGCTATAAAGTGGTCATATTTGAAGCATTACATACGCCGGGAGGCGTGCTCATCTACGGCATACCGGAGTTCAGGCTTCCGAAGTCCATAGTCGAAAAAGAGGTAGAGTACGTAAAAAGCCTGGGAGTCGAGATAAGGCTGAACGAGATCGTTGGCAGGACTATTACGATAGACGAGATGTTCGGGCAGGGATTCTCGGCCGTATTCATAGGCAGCGGCGCCGGATTACCTTCGTTCATGCGCATACCAGGCGAGAACCTGAACGGAGTATACTCGGCTAACGAATACCTGACAAGGGTAAACCTGATGAAAGCATACCAGTTCCCGGAATTTGATACGCCTGTCAAAAAAAGCAAAAATATCGCGGTCATCGGAGGCGGGAATGTCGCCATGGACGCGGCCAGGACGGCTAAGAGAATGGGAGCCGACCACGTATACCTGATATACCGACGCGGTGAAGAAGAGATGCCTGCGAGGCGTGAAGAGACAGAGCATGCCAAAGAAGAGGGCATAGAGTTTAAGCTCCTTATGAACCCGACAAGGATCATCGGGGACGACAATGGCTGGGTCAAAGGCATCGAGTGTATCCATATGCGCTTATGCGAGCCTGACGAGTCGGGAAGATGCAGGCCTGAGCCCGTGCAGGGCTCTGAAGAGATCCTGGATGTAGATACGGTCGTCGTGGCGATAGGGACATCGCCTAACCCGCTGATAGTCAAGACCACGCCGGGATTAGAGACCAGCAAGGATGGCACGCTCGTCGTGGACGGATATACGTTCATGACCTCCAGGGAAGGCGTGTTCGCCGGCGGTGACATCGTGTCCGGGGCGGCAACGGTCATAAGCGCGATGGGACAGGCGAAAGAAGCAGCCGTAGCAATAGATGAGTATATTAAGAGCAAAGAATGA
- a CDS encoding WD40 repeat domain-containing protein: MNSPEKILGPEWKKATHGKVSVVSMTPDSSYLAAGSEDHDVYLMDHSGRLLWATTTGDDVAFVKVSDDGRFVGSYSKDNVVSFFNKTGESVWSSRIGRKVNCMDMSSDGSLIVAGSDDGVIRAFDQRGNIIWTKECHKPVNSVCISGSGALVIAGSSNGRAYMFTRDGDLRWEFIVNSPIVYVYTSYDGEFSFVLEHMNNTIHQVSDRGNELSNNTYSQNIMDLSITEDGRYIAIGFSNAFIYFTDKNGLLIWKQSIYGPIQRIKVSPDGSLIFATTIYKEVCVLNKKGELLLTYKFDNEAYGLTASYEGDYFAVGASDTVYMFSIARYLQYIAREQVKILKLMEADAQKAGSGAPATHKGAPANMNSCRLCGAPILSGKVLCNYCEMMQRRKMGGQ; the protein is encoded by the coding sequence ATGAATAGTCCGGAAAAAATACTTGGTCCAGAGTGGAAAAAAGCTACGCATGGGAAGGTATCTGTCGTATCTATGACGCCAGACTCGTCATATCTCGCGGCAGGCTCCGAGGACCATGATGTTTATCTTATGGACCATAGCGGAAGATTGCTCTGGGCTACCACGACAGGCGACGACGTCGCTTTTGTAAAGGTCTCGGACGACGGAAGGTTCGTGGGCTCATACTCTAAGGATAACGTAGTATCATTCTTTAATAAGACCGGAGAATCGGTATGGTCTAGCCGTATAGGCAGAAAGGTCAACTGCATGGACATGTCAAGCGACGGCTCGCTTATCGTCGCAGGCTCGGATGACGGCGTCATAAGGGCTTTTGACCAGCGCGGCAATATAATATGGACAAAAGAGTGTCACAAGCCCGTTAACTCGGTTTGCATCTCGGGCAGCGGAGCCCTGGTCATAGCCGGCTCGAGCAACGGCAGGGCGTACATGTTCACCCGCGACGGCGACCTGAGGTGGGAGTTCATCGTTAACTCGCCCATAGTGTACGTGTATACTTCATATGACGGGGAGTTCAGCTTTGTGTTAGAGCACATGAACAACACTATCCATCAGGTAAGCGACAGGGGTAACGAGCTATCTAACAACACCTATTCGCAAAATATAATGGACCTGTCGATCACAGAGGACGGCCGGTATATAGCTATCGGTTTTTCTAACGCGTTCATTTATTTCACAGATAAGAACGGCTTGCTGATATGGAAGCAGAGTATTTACGGCCCTATACAGCGCATAAAAGTATCGCCGGACGGAAGCCTGATATTCGCTACGACGATATACAAGGAAGTCTGCGTGCTGAATAAAAAGGGCGAGCTTCTCCTGACCTATAAGTTCGATAACGAGGCATACGGTTTAACGGCATCATACGAAGGAGACTATTTTGCCGTAGGCGCGTCCGATACCGTGTATATGTTCAGCATAGCGAGATACCTGCAGTACATTGCCCGCGAACAGGTCAAGATATTAAAGCTGATGGAAGCCGATGCGCAGAAGGCAGGCAGTGGAGCTCCGGCCACTCACAAGGGCGCCCCGGCTAATATGAACTCATGCAGGCTATGCGGAGCCCCGATCCTTTCGGGCAAGGTCCTGTGCAATTACTGCGAGATGATGCAAAGAAGAAAAATGGGCGGACAGTAG
- a CDS encoding ABC transporter ATP-binding protein — protein sequence MIRTEELTKVYDGVKAVDSLNLTVEKGEVFGFLGPNGAGKTTAIGMMVGLLEPTGGKCFVNGIDVTKNPLEVKKITGYLPDGVGFYPNLTAVQNLKYFSRFYGMKDSEAETRIKGLLEYVGLGNVDKPVGSYSRGMKQRLGLAQALLNDPDVLFLDEPTNGLDPQGVIQFRKIIKEQAEKGKTVFFSSHILDEVQHVCSTIGIISKGVLVARGTTDEVRKKMSKDETVTIIVKVKGDMPRMSDPRIINAVYNNGSAVIQASDDIRDAISEELFSKNMRVRELRLEEKSLEEIFLETVYRSE from the coding sequence ATGATAAGGACAGAAGAGCTTACTAAAGTGTACGACGGTGTCAAAGCGGTCGACTCATTGAACCTGACAGTCGAAAAAGGCGAAGTGTTCGGGTTCTTAGGCCCGAACGGAGCGGGCAAGACGACAGCCATCGGGATGATGGTAGGGTTGCTCGAGCCGACCGGTGGAAAATGCTTTGTGAATGGCATCGACGTGACAAAAAACCCATTAGAAGTAAAAAAGATCACAGGTTATCTCCCTGACGGGGTTGGATTTTATCCGAACCTGACGGCAGTGCAAAACCTGAAATATTTCTCAAGATTTTACGGGATGAAGGACTCGGAAGCTGAAACAAGGATAAAGGGGCTGCTCGAATACGTCGGGCTCGGCAATGTCGATAAGCCCGTAGGCAGCTATTCCCGTGGCATGAAACAGAGGTTAGGACTTGCCCAGGCCCTCCTGAACGACCCGGACGTGCTCTTTTTAGACGAGCCCACCAATGGGCTGGACCCCCAGGGAGTCATCCAGTTCAGGAAGATCATCAAAGAACAGGCAGAGAAAGGAAAGACAGTGTTCTTCTCATCACACATCCTCGATGAAGTGCAGCACGTATGCAGCACGATAGGCATCATATCAAAAGGCGTTCTGGTCGCGAGGGGAACGACGGACGAGGTCAGGAAGAAAATGAGCAAGGACGAGACCGTAACTATCATAGTTAAAGTCAAGGGCGATATGCCCAGGATGTCCGACCCGAGGATCATAAACGCGGTATACAACAACGGAAGCGCAGTGATACAGGCTTCGGATGACATCAGGGATGCGATATCGGAGGAACTCTTCAGTAAGAACATGAGAGTCAGAGAACTGAGGTTAGAGGAAAAATCGCTTGAGGAGATATTCCTCGAGACCGTCTACAGGAGCGAGTGA